The Vidua chalybeata isolate OUT-0048 chromosome 6, bVidCha1 merged haplotype, whole genome shotgun sequence genome has a segment encoding these proteins:
- the ARF6 gene encoding ADP-ribosylation factor 6: MGKVLSKIFGNKEMRILMLGLDAAGKTTILYKLKLGQSVTTIPTVGFNVETVTYKNVKFNVWDVGGQDKIRPLWRHYYTGTQGLIFVVDCADRDRIDEARQELHRIINDREMRDAIILIFANKQDLPDAMKPHEIQEKLGLTRIRDRNWYVQPSCATTGDGLYEGLTWLTSNYKS; the protein is encoded by the coding sequence ATGGGCAAGGTGCTGTCCAAGATCTTCGGGAACAAGGAGATGCGGATCCTGATGCTGGGGCTGGACGCGGCCGGCAAGACCACGATCCTGTACAAGCTGAAGCTGGGCCAGTCGGTGACCACGATCCCCACCGTGGGCTTCAACGTGGAGACCGTCACCTACAAGAACGTCAAGTTCAACGTGTGGGACGTGGGCGGCCAGGACAAGATCCGGCCCCTGTGGCGGCACTACTACACGGGCACGCAGGGGCTCATCTTCGTGGTGGACTGCGCCGACCGCGACCGCATCGACGAGGCGCGGCAGGAGCTGCACCGCATCATCAACGACCGGGAGATGCGGGACGCCATCATCCTCATCTTCGCCAACAAGCAGGACCTGCCCGACGCCATGAAACCCCACGAGATCCAGGAGAAACTGGGCCTGACCCGGATCAGGGATAGGAATTGGTATGTGCAGCCCTCCTGTGCCACGACGGGGGATGGACTCTACGAAGGGCTGACGTGGTTAACGTCCAATTATAAATCCTAA